The proteins below come from a single Mesobacillus jeotgali genomic window:
- a CDS encoding pullulanase, with amino-acid sequence MRKNTKRNFSIFLTAIMLLSLWLPFVPAPQAFAEDTGTAVESTDRTVRVTYIREDQQYEGWNIWVWGTGRQNDQINFQSYEGGVATADIAVAPETSSIGLLIRSTDNWDTAVKEFDKDRNIPVNKNDSITKAFITSGVEQMHIVPDGSGPKIDQGNATFYYRDKELFAKDEMDTIEKVELKFNDKIIPMNYESKNERFVATYENIPNGTTAYSYVVTMKDGTTAEVKDPYNPTSEIVFQKAELTVSGTVKPAAIDYNQNAVLTVDVQGMTDGLSISKITADISALGGSDKLEIDPSLNTITIAVDDNVTAGTKEIPLTVVDSFGNYYNGSANVEVKTRQAVGENDFDWDESIIYFMLTDRFFDGDDTNNDPYNLNYDAKNDRGTYQGGDFKGITQKLDYLDDLGVNTIWISPIVENTKHDVRYNEPEGHSYYAYHGYWASNFGQLNPHFGSMQDFHNLIDAAHERGIKIMVDVVLNHTGYGLKDIDGQVANPPAGFPTDEDRAIFSDLLRQGENVGEDTVVGELSGLPDLKTEDPAVRNAIIQWQTDWIEKSKTAKGNTIDYFRVDTVKHVEDATWMAFKNAITEKMPEHKMIGETWGASAGNDSGYLESGMMDSLLDFGFKGIAHDFVNGKLKAANDALISRNGQIDNTATLGQFLGSHDEDGFLHAVGNDEGKLKIAASLQATAKGQPVIYYGEELGQTGANNYPQYDNRYDLAWDQVEGNDILAHYKKILNFRSDNSEVFAKGERATIGGTDADKFMVFARTYGNEAAYVGLNVSDTAKEVKLTVDADAVVTDHYSGQTYTASEAGEVVLTIPAKADGGTVLLTVEGGAITAAVSAGTEDGGGNGTVDPIPENHVRIHYKRDDNNYENFGAWLWNDVASPSANWPMGATMFEKTDSYGAYIDVELKEGAKNIGFLVMDVTKGDAGKDGGDKGFTVTSPEINEIFIKQGDDKVYKYEPVNLPENTVRVHYVRDNADYENFGLWFWGDVTSAPTNWTADAPSFENTDRYGAYVDIELKEDAKEIGMITLNKATQEKDGGDKNFNLLDKYNHVWVKQGDDNVYVSPYWEQATGLVSAEVLNEKTILLGFTLTDGLTPDALKDALEIKDADGTVVTIDSVEITGATSVKVTAQFALDKLPLSVTYAGRTVSAASGWRMLDDMYAYDGNDLGATYNNGGATLKLWAPKASKVVANFFDKDNAAEKIGSIDLEKGDKGVWSVDIAPEDLNATDLEGYFYQYDVTNDGVTRQVLDPYAKSMAAFTVNTEGEAGPDGDTVGKAAIVDLSDTDPEGFSHAKIDGYEKREDAVIYEVHVRDFTSDPSIEGDLNARWGSYKAFEDKLDYIKSLGVTHVQLLPVMAWYYGDETKMGQRELEYSAGKNEYNWGYDPHSYFSPDGAYSLDPTNPEQRVKELKEMIDAIHDAGMGVVLDVVYTHMAKASQLNDIVPDYYAFQDAQGNFLGGFGNNLATSHTMAEKLMVDSVKYWFEEYKIDGMRFDMMGDATYPSVQNAYDAAAAVNPNALFIGEGWRTFAGHIAEPELAGMGADQDWMDKTDDVGVFSDEIRNELKSGFGSEGEPRFITGGARDINTIFNNIKGQPSNTADDDPGDMVQYIAAHDNLPLHDVIAQSIKKDPAVPENELEIHKRIRIGNSIILTSQGTAFLHAGQEYGRTKQWKADGVPEQKYHELKDAQGKSFGYFVHDSYDSSDAINMFDWEKATNKDEYEVNTTTQAFTKGLIELRKSTNAFRLGEMELVDQNVTLLDIPEIQDTDLVIAYENVSTDNTGNYYVFVNADTQARTLTLGDYNFTGGKVLVDSDEAGAKPVAERSGFKLTNDTLTIDPLTTVVIKLDRKATDAPADNGGSNPGQPTDPGKPADPGKPAEKPHTIELPEHAAEVVKEKNPSGMIEVITKVATNKVAEIVNAITAEKSNVAVKLEKPAAGEKVKAQLPASLFTEAAKKNKQATVEIVTEDASYTLPVSEVNVADLAKKLGVSASDVQITVSVNVVKPDAKNKLNIKSAIIDFTVEAAAGSKKEEIKEFSTYVEREILGDSNFNASKAVAVKLNEDDTFSAVPTLFDGNKATIKSLTNSTYTIVENDVTFTDVNNGKDWAEQYIEALASKYIIKGKGDGTFGSTQQLTRAEFTALLVRALGLPGEKYDGRFKDVKGNEWFNDNNALMAAIEYGIIQGKGNGTFAPGEKITRTEAAAMIGRAMKLDFINYDLSKLDKTKTLKNFTDAGSIGNWAKADVEAVYQAGIMNGKAKDKFGPAGNTQRNEMAKILANFLEKAKLMNY; translated from the coding sequence ATGAGAAAGAACACCAAGCGTAATTTCTCGATCTTCTTGACTGCGATCATGCTGTTGAGCCTGTGGTTGCCATTTGTGCCTGCTCCTCAAGCATTTGCAGAAGACACTGGCACTGCTGTGGAATCAACTGACCGCACTGTCCGTGTGACTTACATCCGTGAAGATCAGCAGTACGAAGGCTGGAATATTTGGGTCTGGGGTACTGGCAGACAAAATGATCAGATTAATTTCCAATCATATGAAGGTGGAGTGGCAACAGCTGATATTGCAGTTGCACCTGAAACCAGCAGTATTGGTCTTTTGATCCGCAGCACAGACAATTGGGACACTGCGGTAAAAGAATTCGATAAAGACCGCAACATTCCGGTCAATAAAAATGACTCCATCACTAAGGCATTCATCACTAGTGGTGTTGAACAGATGCATATCGTCCCTGATGGATCTGGTCCTAAAATTGACCAAGGAAATGCTACTTTCTACTATCGTGACAAAGAACTTTTTGCTAAAGATGAAATGGACACGATTGAAAAAGTAGAATTGAAATTTAATGATAAAATCATTCCAATGAACTATGAGTCAAAGAATGAGAGATTCGTAGCTACTTATGAAAATATTCCTAATGGTACAACTGCCTACTCTTACGTTGTAACCATGAAAGACGGAACTACAGCTGAAGTTAAAGACCCATACAATCCGACTTCAGAAATCGTCTTCCAAAAGGCTGAATTAACTGTTTCAGGAACAGTTAAGCCAGCAGCGATTGATTACAACCAGAATGCTGTATTAACCGTTGATGTGCAAGGAATGACTGATGGCCTATCCATCAGCAAAATCACAGCTGATATTTCGGCCCTTGGCGGTTCTGACAAGCTGGAAATCGATCCTTCCTTAAATACAATCACCATTGCAGTGGATGACAATGTAACAGCAGGAACAAAAGAAATTCCACTAACTGTTGTAGATTCTTTCGGAAACTACTACAACGGTTCAGCTAATGTAGAAGTTAAAACAAGACAAGCTGTCGGCGAAAATGACTTCGACTGGGATGAGTCGATCATTTACTTCATGCTGACTGACCGTTTCTTTGACGGTGATGACACGAACAACGATCCTTACAACCTGAACTACGATGCTAAAAATGACCGCGGTACATACCAGGGCGGTGACTTTAAAGGAATCACGCAAAAATTAGATTATCTTGATGACCTGGGTGTAAACACCATCTGGATCAGCCCGATCGTGGAAAACACCAAGCATGATGTACGCTACAATGAACCTGAAGGCCACTCTTACTACGCTTACCACGGATATTGGGCTAGTAACTTTGGTCAATTGAACCCGCACTTCGGTTCAATGCAAGACTTCCATAACCTGATTGACGCAGCTCACGAGCGCGGCATTAAAATTATGGTGGACGTAGTATTGAACCATACTGGTTATGGTCTGAAGGATATTGATGGCCAAGTGGCTAATCCTCCTGCCGGATTCCCGACAGATGAAGATCGCGCAATATTCAGCGACTTGCTTCGCCAGGGAGAGAACGTTGGCGAGGATACAGTCGTTGGCGAACTATCTGGCCTTCCTGACTTGAAGACAGAAGACCCTGCAGTACGCAACGCGATCATCCAGTGGCAGACTGACTGGATCGAAAAATCCAAAACAGCTAAAGGAAATACTATCGACTACTTCCGCGTGGACACTGTAAAGCACGTTGAAGATGCAACATGGATGGCGTTCAAGAACGCGATCACCGAAAAAATGCCGGAACACAAAATGATCGGCGAAACTTGGGGAGCAAGCGCTGGAAATGACTCTGGCTACCTTGAATCAGGTATGATGGACTCCCTGCTAGATTTCGGATTCAAAGGCATTGCTCATGATTTCGTAAACGGCAAGCTAAAAGCAGCCAACGATGCCTTGATTTCCCGCAATGGGCAAATTGACAACACTGCTACACTTGGCCAGTTCCTTGGCAGCCATGATGAAGATGGATTCCTTCATGCTGTGGGCAATGACGAAGGCAAGCTGAAGATTGCTGCCTCCCTGCAGGCAACAGCAAAAGGCCAGCCTGTCATTTACTACGGCGAAGAACTTGGACAAACAGGAGCGAATAACTATCCGCAATACGATAACCGTTATGACCTCGCCTGGGATCAGGTAGAAGGCAATGACATTCTTGCACACTATAAAAAAATCCTGAACTTCCGCAGTGATAACTCTGAAGTTTTCGCTAAAGGTGAACGTGCGACAATCGGCGGAACAGACGCTGATAAGTTCATGGTTTTTGCCAGAACTTATGGAAATGAAGCTGCATATGTCGGCTTGAACGTTTCTGACACAGCAAAAGAAGTGAAATTGACAGTTGATGCAGATGCGGTCGTTACAGACCACTATTCAGGCCAAACTTACACTGCTTCAGAAGCGGGAGAAGTCGTTTTAACAATCCCTGCCAAAGCTGATGGCGGTACTGTTTTACTTACAGTTGAAGGCGGTGCGATTACGGCTGCTGTATCGGCTGGTACTGAAGATGGCGGCGGAAATGGTACTGTTGATCCAATTCCTGAAAATCATGTTCGAATCCACTACAAGCGTGACGACAACAATTATGAAAACTTCGGTGCATGGCTGTGGAATGACGTAGCCTCCCCTTCTGCCAACTGGCCAATGGGTGCTACAATGTTCGAAAAAACAGACAGCTATGGCGCATACATTGACGTAGAGTTAAAAGAAGGCGCCAAAAACATCGGTTTCCTGGTAATGGATGTAACAAAGGGTGATGCTGGTAAAGACGGCGGAGACAAAGGCTTTACAGTCACATCACCAGAAATCAACGAGATTTTCATCAAGCAAGGCGATGACAAAGTTTATAAATACGAGCCAGTCAACCTTCCTGAAAACACAGTCCGCGTTCACTATGTACGTGACAACGCTGACTACGAAAACTTCGGGCTTTGGTTCTGGGGAGATGTTACATCTGCTCCTACAAACTGGACAGCAGACGCTCCAAGCTTCGAAAATACAGACCGTTATGGTGCGTATGTCGATATTGAGCTGAAAGAAGATGCAAAAGAAATCGGGATGATTACCCTAAACAAAGCAACACAAGAAAAGGACGGCGGGGATAAGAATTTCAACCTCCTGGACAAATACAACCACGTATGGGTAAAACAAGGCGATGACAATGTCTACGTTTCTCCATACTGGGAGCAGGCAACAGGACTTGTATCTGCAGAAGTTCTCAATGAAAAAACAATTCTATTGGGCTTCACGCTAACAGACGGCCTGACACCTGATGCTCTAAAAGATGCTCTTGAAATCAAAGACGCAGACGGTACTGTAGTAACAATCGACAGCGTCGAAATCACAGGCGCTACTTCTGTAAAAGTTACAGCACAATTCGCTTTAGACAAGCTTCCATTATCCGTAACATATGCAGGCAGAACCGTTTCAGCTGCTTCTGGCTGGAGAATGCTTGATGATATGTATGCTTATGACGGAAATGACCTTGGTGCTACCTACAACAACGGCGGAGCAACATTGAAGCTTTGGGCTCCAAAAGCAAGCAAGGTTGTCGCAAACTTCTTCGATAAAGACAATGCAGCTGAAAAAATCGGCAGCATCGATTTGGAGAAGGGTGACAAAGGAGTCTGGTCTGTTGACATCGCTCCTGAAGACCTAAACGCAACTGATCTTGAGGGTTATTTTTACCAGTATGATGTAACAAATGACGGAGTGACTCGTCAGGTTCTTGATCCTTATGCAAAGTCAATGGCAGCTTTCACAGTTAATACCGAAGGAGAAGCTGGTCCAGACGGCGACACTGTCGGCAAGGCAGCAATCGTTGACCTTAGCGATACAGATCCTGAAGGATTCAGCCACGCGAAAATCGATGGCTATGAAAAGCGCGAAGATGCAGTCATCTACGAGGTTCATGTACGTGACTTCACTTCAGACCCTTCGATCGAAGGCGACTTGAACGCAAGATGGGGCTCTTACAAAGCGTTCGAAGACAAGCTTGATTACATTAAGTCTCTCGGCGTAACACACGTCCAATTGCTTCCTGTAATGGCTTGGTATTATGGTGACGAAACAAAGATGGGCCAAAGAGAGCTTGAATACTCTGCTGGCAAAAACGAGTACAACTGGGGCTATGACCCACACAGCTACTTCTCGCCGGATGGAGCTTACTCACTTGACCCAACAAACCCTGAACAACGCGTAAAAGAACTGAAAGAAATGATTGATGCAATTCATGATGCTGGAATGGGTGTTGTCCTTGACGTTGTGTACACTCATATGGCAAAAGCTAGCCAGCTGAATGATATCGTTCCTGATTACTATGCGTTCCAGGACGCTCAAGGCAACTTCCTTGGCGGCTTCGGAAACAACCTGGCAACAAGCCATACAATGGCTGAAAAGCTGATGGTAGATTCAGTGAAATACTGGTTCGAAGAGTATAAGATTGACGGCATGCGCTTCGATATGATGGGTGACGCCACCTATCCATCTGTTCAAAATGCATATGACGCAGCAGCAGCAGTAAATCCTAATGCATTGTTCATCGGCGAAGGCTGGAGAACATTCGCAGGCCACATCGCTGAGCCAGAACTAGCTGGCATGGGTGCTGACCAGGATTGGATGGACAAGACAGATGACGTTGGCGTATTCTCTGACGAAATCCGTAACGAATTGAAATCAGGCTTCGGTTCTGAAGGTGAACCTCGTTTCATCACAGGCGGAGCAAGAGACATCAACACAATCTTCAACAACATCAAAGGTCAGCCAAGCAATACCGCTGACGACGATCCAGGCGATATGGTCCAGTACATCGCAGCGCATGATAACCTGCCGCTTCACGATGTTATTGCACAATCAATCAAGAAGGATCCAGCAGTACCGGAAAATGAGTTGGAAATCCATAAGCGTATCCGCATTGGAAACTCGATTATTTTAACATCACAGGGAACAGCATTCCTTCACGCTGGCCAGGAATATGGCAGAACGAAGCAGTGGAAAGCCGATGGAGTTCCTGAGCAAAAGTACCACGAGCTGAAGGATGCACAAGGAAAATCATTCGGATACTTCGTCCATGACTCTTATGATTCATCCGATGCAATCAACATGTTCGACTGGGAAAAAGCAACAAACAAAGACGAATACGAAGTAAACACAACAACCCAAGCCTTCACAAAAGGTTTGATTGAATTGAGAAAGTCAACGAACGCTTTCCGCCTTGGCGAAATGGAATTAGTTGACCAAAACGTAACATTGCTTGATATCCCTGAAATTCAGGATACAGACCTTGTCATCGCATACGAAAACGTATCGACTGACAACACCGGCAACTACTATGTATTCGTGAACGCAGATACACAGGCACGTACATTGACGCTTGGCGATTACAACTTCACTGGAGGCAAGGTACTTGTTGACAGTGACGAAGCTGGTGCGAAGCCTGTAGCTGAAAGATCTGGATTCAAATTAACAAACGACACTCTGACAATCGACCCATTGACTACAGTAGTAATCAAGCTGGATCGAAAAGCGACAGACGCTCCTGCTGACAATGGTGGTTCCAATCCAGGACAGCCAACAGACCCTGGCAAGCCTGCTGACCCAGGCAAACCAGCTGAGAAGCCTCACACAATCGAGCTTCCTGAACATGCAGCAGAAGTCGTGAAGGAAAAGAACCCTTCAGGCATGATTGAAGTCATCACGAAGGTAGCAACAAATAAAGTAGCTGAAATCGTCAATGCGATTACAGCTGAAAAGTCAAACGTAGCTGTTAAGCTTGAAAAGCCGGCAGCTGGCGAAAAAGTAAAAGCACAGCTTCCTGCAAGCTTATTTACTGAAGCTGCAAAGAAAAACAAGCAGGCAACAGTTGAAATTGTTACAGAAGATGCTAGCTATACTCTTCCTGTTTCAGAAGTAAATGTTGCGGATCTTGCTAAAAAGCTTGGCGTGTCTGCAAGCGACGTCCAGATTACTGTTTCCGTGAACGTGGTGAAGCCAGACGCTAAAAATAAGCTGAACATTAAATCTGCGATCATCGACTTTACAGTTGAAGCAGCAGCCGGAAGCAAGAAAGAAGAAATCAAGGAATTCAGCACCTATGTGGAACGCGAAATCCTTGGTGATTCAAACTTCAACGCTTCCAAAGCAGTCGCTGTAAAACTGAACGAAGATGATACATTCAGTGCAGTTCCTACATTATTCGATGGGAATAAGGCAACGATCAAGTCATTGACTAACTCAACCTATACAATTGTTGAAAATGATGTGACTTTCACTGACGTAAATAATGGCAAAGACTGGGCTGAGCAGTACATCGAAGCTCTTGCATCCAAGTACATCATCAAAGGTAAGGGCGACGGAACATTCGGCAGCACACAGCAGCTGACTCGTGCAGAATTCACTGCATTGCTTGTACGTGCGCTTGGACTGCCTGGCGAGAAATACGACGGCCGCTTCAAAGACGTAAAAGGCAATGAATGGTTCAACGACAACAACGCATTGATGGCAGCAATCGAATACGGCATCATCCAGGGCAAAGGCAACGGAACATTTGCTCCTGGCGAAAAGATCACCCGTACAGAAGCTGCAGCAATGATCGGACGCGCGATGAAACTCGATTTCATCAACTACGATCTATCCAAATTGGATAAAACGAAGACACTTAAAAACTTCACAGATGCTGGATCAATCGGCAACTGGGCCAAAGCAGACGTAGAAGCAGTGTACCAGGCAGGCATCATGAACGGAAAAGCAAAAGACAAGTTCGGACCTGCAGGCAACACACAACGTAACGAAATGGCCAAAATCCTTGCTAACTTCCTCGAAAAAGCGAAGTTGATGAATTACTAG
- a CDS encoding sensor domain-containing diguanylate cyclase produces MMFLFGLLAGAAGFGVFHFFEKRRIQREQFEEDQRFSGLVASTKDIIYYFEKKPGFQFRYVMPPLEHFFGEEMAKDAFVDPSKFFYLVHPDDLEMLWKKIRGEVDYNQPIIYRINDRKGGYTWYEEYTTPVYKDGEIVALQGILRNISEKIKLQEELEYRINHDDLTGLYNRGYFEKVLEKYDSVEDLSAAVIMCDLDDLKHVNDHYGHKAGDLLIKTAASILNCFASDQLVVARMGGDEFALLATGFSRDHMDRMVKEIAEKVNSHSIDSIGLSVSLSVGYAFCDHSLYKMDKLVNEADQDMYHNKKNRKLVMI; encoded by the coding sequence ATGATGTTTTTGTTTGGTTTGTTGGCGGGGGCTGCTGGTTTTGGGGTTTTTCATTTTTTTGAGAAGAGAAGGATTCAAAGGGAACAGTTTGAGGAGGATCAGCGCTTTTCTGGTCTGGTAGCGAGTACGAAGGATATTATTTATTATTTTGAAAAGAAGCCGGGGTTCCAGTTTCGTTATGTCATGCCGCCTCTGGAGCATTTTTTCGGAGAGGAAATGGCGAAGGACGCCTTCGTGGATCCATCAAAATTCTTTTACCTGGTACATCCTGACGATTTAGAAATGCTATGGAAGAAAATCAGGGGCGAGGTGGATTACAATCAGCCGATCATATATAGGATAAATGACCGGAAAGGCGGCTATACCTGGTATGAAGAATATACGACCCCTGTTTACAAGGATGGAGAAATCGTCGCTTTGCAGGGAATACTCCGAAATATTTCAGAGAAAATCAAACTTCAGGAGGAACTGGAGTATCGGATCAATCATGATGATCTGACAGGTCTGTACAATAGGGGTTATTTTGAGAAGGTACTTGAAAAGTATGATTCTGTTGAGGATTTATCTGCTGCGGTCATTATGTGCGACCTGGATGATTTGAAGCATGTGAATGACCATTATGGCCATAAGGCAGGGGATCTGTTAATCAAAACGGCTGCCAGCATCTTGAATTGTTTTGCTTCTGACCAACTCGTCGTTGCCAGAATGGGGGGAGATGAGTTTGCCCTTTTAGCCACTGGTTTTAGCCGCGATCATATGGACAGAATGGTTAAAGAAATCGCTGAAAAGGTGAATAGCCATAGTATTGATAGCATTGGATTATCTGTCAGTCTTTCAGTTGGTTATGCTTTTTGTGATCACTCTTTATATAAAATGGATAAGCTTGTTAACGAGGCAGACCAAGATATGTACCATAACAAGAAGAATAGGAAGCTTGTAATGATATGA
- a CDS encoding S-layer homology domain-containing protein — translation MVRGKQRFIVLLAMFLLTGSLIAVGPGFAKAKFVDVNESYWASEEISFLVEKGVIGGYKDQTFRPGENITRGQAVIMIARAFKLDGSKYKDPGLKDVGKTSPYYLPVKALIGEGILTEVITESKLLPSKSLTRGEMASIVAKAYKLEGNYKGQFKDVGKTHFAYDDINLLAANNITFGFADKTFRPNKPLTRVEFSVFLARAIDDRFKTPSDDEKSVSLPKVDLVGLDTDNPYYWTTNQAHVALGGKGGVLSQIKDYVQPGMEFLAWKVSEKPINLSEMMGKPGRIDTIGRNSAIITHISSEEISDPKRYVTVIFYDKDKKPLAYQENVITLKPAIITQTSADKIDGNGIFKVDNSRGVYFISTNLPANYQTLGSYYSLHGSYSDFTYNDAISAKGDRIFKINDSFGLSAVAITNFKETNKDGKFYITLVIYDQNLKPVAYVKEELNLN, via the coding sequence ATGGTGAGGGGAAAACAGAGATTTATAGTTTTGTTGGCTATGTTTTTACTGACTGGAAGTTTGATTGCCGTTGGACCTGGGTTCGCTAAAGCTAAATTTGTAGATGTAAATGAATCATATTGGGCGTCGGAGGAAATCAGTTTTTTAGTTGAAAAGGGTGTGATTGGGGGTTATAAGGACCAAACATTCCGTCCGGGGGAAAATATTACCCGTGGACAGGCTGTCATCATGATTGCAAGGGCCTTTAAGTTGGATGGTTCCAAGTACAAGGATCCTGGGTTGAAGGACGTCGGTAAAACAAGTCCATATTATCTGCCGGTAAAAGCTCTGATTGGTGAAGGTATTTTGACGGAAGTCATTACAGAAAGCAAGCTGTTGCCTTCCAAGTCATTGACGCGCGGTGAAATGGCCTCTATTGTAGCGAAGGCATACAAGCTGGAAGGGAATTATAAAGGTCAATTTAAAGATGTGGGCAAAACACATTTTGCCTATGATGATATTAACTTGCTTGCCGCTAACAATATCACGTTTGGTTTTGCTGATAAAACCTTCAGACCGAATAAACCATTAACGAGAGTGGAGTTCTCGGTTTTCTTAGCCAGGGCAATTGATGACCGATTTAAGACACCATCTGATGATGAAAAGTCAGTCAGTCTTCCTAAAGTTGATCTGGTCGGGCTGGATACGGATAACCCATATTATTGGACTACCAATCAAGCCCATGTTGCTCTCGGCGGGAAAGGCGGAGTGTTAAGTCAAATTAAAGACTACGTTCAGCCCGGGATGGAATTCTTGGCATGGAAGGTGTCAGAAAAACCGATTAACCTCTCAGAAATGATGGGAAAGCCTGGGAGGATCGATACGATTGGAAGAAATTCAGCCATTATTACCCACATTTCTAGTGAAGAAATTTCTGATCCAAAACGATATGTTACGGTCATTTTCTATGACAAGGATAAAAAGCCATTGGCCTACCAGGAAAATGTAATTACACTCAAACCTGCTATCATCACCCAAACCTCAGCAGACAAAATCGATGGCAATGGTATTTTCAAAGTGGACAATAGCAGAGGGGTTTATTTCATTTCCACGAATCTTCCTGCAAACTATCAGACACTTGGATCTTATTATTCACTGCACGGCAGTTATTCAGATTTCACATACAATGATGCCATTTCCGCCAAAGGAGACCGCATCTTTAAAATTAATGACAGCTTCGGTTTATCGGCAGTTGCCATAACCAACTTCAAAGAAACCAATAAAGACGGCAAGTTCTATATCACCCTTGTTATCTATGATCAAAACCTCAAGCCAGTAGCCTATGTAAAAGAAGAGTTGAATTTGAATTAG
- a CDS encoding DUF4304 domain-containing protein, with product MQQMLKEIIKETIAPLYKAKGFKKRGNNFAKDCGEFALTVNIQSSRWNTADEVEFTINTGIFTDKLFGTFYDFAPPQFPTEVNSVLRQRITELKNIPDHWYKLSSDTNIEELKKQIEADIETVIFSYFERFNSIDDVIKEMEQYEEQGKYETPHFLTILYHAYGYSDKAKKRIKESYKRAEYDSQKEYTKELAERLGIS from the coding sequence ATGCAGCAAATGTTAAAAGAAATCATAAAGGAAACGATTGCCCCGTTATATAAAGCCAAGGGTTTCAAAAAGAGAGGGAATAATTTTGCAAAGGACTGTGGCGAATTCGCTTTGACGGTGAATATCCAGTCCTCAAGGTGGAATACAGCAGATGAGGTTGAATTCACGATCAATACAGGGATTTTTACAGATAAACTCTTTGGGACCTTTTATGACTTTGCCCCACCGCAATTCCCGACCGAAGTGAATTCAGTGCTAAGGCAAAGGATTACCGAGCTGAAAAATATACCAGACCACTGGTATAAGCTTAGTTCAGACACCAATATTGAGGAATTGAAGAAGCAGATTGAAGCTGACATTGAAACTGTCATTTTCTCTTACTTCGAACGGTTTAATAGCATAGATGATGTAATAAAAGAGATGGAACAGTATGAAGAACAGGGAAAATACGAAACCCCACACTTTTTAACCATCCTGTACCATGCATACGGTTATAGCGACAAAGCCAAGAAACGAATAAAGGAATCCTACAAGCGGGCAGAGTATGACTCGCAAAAAGAATATACGAAAGAACTTGCAGAGCGATTAGGTATTTCGTGA
- a CDS encoding N-acetylmuramoyl-L-alanine amidase: MNGRILLLLLISLVITGGCSGQTHEEVVVKAETKRSRDVYTEIRIPVIQDFMPRLNFVPRSNVQTHVVLHFISHAAMNPENPYIYEDIREIFVNYDVSPHYMIDREGKIYYLLPETRAARHAGKGELPGYPEYKDDLNDYSIGIELMAIGTEAEMGTILSADVYKKIPQEHIGYTEAQYQSLNLLLEDILARNKKILRNREHIIGHDEYAPERKNDPGSLFDWSKLKLEGDS, translated from the coding sequence ATGAATGGGAGAATTCTGCTGTTGCTTCTGATTTCTTTGGTGATAACGGGTGGTTGTTCTGGTCAAACTCATGAAGAGGTTGTGGTTAAGGCTGAAACGAAGAGAAGCAGAGATGTTTACACAGAAATTCGAATCCCTGTCATTCAGGATTTCATGCCAAGGCTTAACTTTGTGCCGAGGAGTAATGTTCAAACCCATGTGGTGCTCCATTTTATCAGCCATGCGGCAATGAATCCGGAGAATCCATATATATATGAGGATATCCGGGAAATTTTTGTGAATTATGATGTTTCACCTCACTATATGATTGACCGCGAAGGGAAAATCTATTATTTGCTGCCGGAAACCAGGGCTGCCAGGCATGCGGGCAAAGGAGAGCTGCCAGGGTATCCTGAATATAAAGATGATTTGAATGACTATTCAATCGGGATCGAGCTTATGGCGATTGGTACTGAAGCCGAAATGGGAACAATCCTTTCTGCAGATGTCTATAAAAAGATTCCTCAAGAGCATATTGGTTACACGGAAGCTCAATACCAGTCACTAAACCTTCTGCTTGAAGATATCCTCGCCAGGAATAAGAAGATTCTGCGGAACAGAGAGCATATTATTGGGCATGATGAGTACGCCCCTGAACGAAAGAACGATCCGGGAAGCTTGTTTGACTGGTCGAAACTAAAGCTTGAAGGAGATTCATGA